From Nguyenibacter vanlangensis, one genomic window encodes:
- a CDS encoding septum formation initiator family protein: MQIGRMIRRAIRMVVPPALFIGLTGYFGWNAMQGDHGMHSYQAQLRLLDEARAAQQDAMSEQLAWARRVRGLKENALDRDTLDERARAMLNLSRSNELVVPYGAHDRLY, encoded by the coding sequence ATGCAGATCGGCCGGATGATTCGGCGGGCAATCCGCATGGTCGTTCCCCCTGCCCTGTTCATCGGGCTGACCGGTTATTTCGGCTGGAACGCCATGCAGGGCGATCATGGCATGCACAGCTATCAGGCGCAGCTCCGGCTGCTGGATGAGGCGCGTGCCGCCCAGCAGGACGCGATGTCGGAACAGCTTGCCTGGGCCCGGCGGGTGCGGGGACTGAAGGAAAACGCGCTGGACCGCGACACGCTGGACGAGCGGGCGCGGGCGATGCTGAACCTGTCGCGCTCGAATGAGCTGGTCGTTCCCTATGGGGCGCACGACCGGCTTTATTGA
- the rpmG gene encoding 50S ribosomal protein L33: MAKTNTIQIKLVSTADTGYFYVTKKNARAQTGKLEMRKYDPVARKHVAFREAKIK; the protein is encoded by the coding sequence ATGGCCAAGACCAACACCATTCAGATCAAGCTCGTCTCGACGGCGGACACCGGCTACTTCTACGTGACGAAGAAGAACGCCCGCGCCCAGACCGGCAAGCTCGAGATGCGCAAATACGATCCCGTCGCGCGGAAGCACGTCGCCTTCCGCGAAGCGAAGATCAAATAA
- the glp gene encoding gephyrin-like molybdotransferase Glp: protein MLSVSEAQERILADLSPTGPELVALADSWGRVTAGEIAARLDNPPADISAMDGYAVRAEDARAGAVLNLVGESPAGHPFAGAVPEGGCVRLYTGSVMPAGADSVLIQENTIAQGGAQDDAGGGRIGVTADVRAGQHIRRQGQDFARGQVVVGQGRAILAREVGLIAAANHAWVPVHRRPVVAILSTGDEIALPGNPIPPGGIANSNAPMLAALVRASGGVPVILPDARDDEAEIARLGQGIARADMLLTAGGASVGRYDLVQRGLERIGLAVDFWKIAMRPGKPLMFGRIGTVPVLGLPGNPVAALVCGIVFALPAIRALSGRSDRLVMPEQAVLGGDLPENDQRADHLRATLRRDAGGALVATAFSRQDSAMLRTLADSQALILRPPHAPAARTGAPCQVLRLDSLSI from the coding sequence ATGCTGAGCGTATCCGAGGCGCAGGAGCGGATTCTGGCGGACCTGTCGCCGACCGGGCCGGAACTGGTCGCGCTGGCCGATTCATGGGGGCGGGTGACGGCGGGGGAGATCGCGGCCCGGCTGGACAATCCGCCCGCCGACATATCGGCGATGGACGGATATGCGGTGCGGGCGGAGGATGCCCGTGCGGGTGCTGTGCTGAATCTGGTGGGGGAAAGCCCGGCCGGCCATCCCTTTGCCGGCGCCGTGCCCGAGGGGGGCTGCGTGCGGCTGTATACCGGCAGCGTGATGCCGGCCGGGGCCGATTCGGTGCTGATCCAGGAAAACACGATTGCCCAGGGTGGAGCGCAGGATGACGCTGGGGGTGGGCGGATCGGCGTGACGGCGGATGTGCGCGCCGGGCAGCATATCCGGCGGCAGGGGCAGGATTTCGCCCGTGGCCAGGTCGTGGTCGGACAGGGCCGTGCGATCCTGGCGCGGGAAGTCGGGCTGATCGCGGCGGCGAATCATGCCTGGGTGCCGGTGCATCGGCGGCCGGTCGTCGCGATCCTGTCGACCGGCGACGAGATCGCCTTGCCCGGCAATCCGATCCCGCCGGGCGGGATTGCCAATTCGAACGCCCCGATGCTGGCCGCCCTGGTGCGGGCCAGCGGCGGGGTGCCGGTGATTCTGCCCGACGCGCGGGATGACGAGGCCGAGATTGCCCGGCTGGGCCAGGGGATCGCACGGGCCGACATGCTGCTGACCGCCGGCGGCGCCAGCGTGGGACGCTATGACCTGGTGCAGCGCGGGTTGGAGCGGATCGGGCTGGCGGTCGATTTCTGGAAGATCGCGATGCGGCCGGGCAAGCCGCTGATGTTCGGACGCATCGGCACGGTGCCGGTGCTGGGGCTGCCGGGCAATCCGGTCGCGGCGCTGGTCTGCGGCATTGTCTTCGCCCTGCCGGCGATTCGGGCCCTGAGCGGACGGAGCGACCGGCTGGTGATGCCGGAACAGGCGGTGCTGGGGGGCGACCTGCCGGAGAACGACCAGAGGGCGGACCATCTGCGCGCCACGCTGCGCCGCGATGCCGGCGGGGCGCTGGTCGCGACCGCGTTTTCCCGCCAGGATTCGGCGATGCTGCGGACCCTGGCCGACAGCCAGGCGCTGATCCTGCGGCCGCCGCATGCGCCGGCGGCGCGCACGGGTGCGCCGTGCCAGGTGCTGCGGCTGGACAGCCTGTCGATCTGA
- the lexA gene encoding transcriptional repressor LexA, translating to MLTRKQHELLLFIDRHLKQTGFSPSFDEMKDALNLRSKSGIHRLISALEERDFLRRRHHRARALEVLRLPEVVTADGRAMGAQMAEEAVSSPAPAPAPGPVRETEAARAPAADPFVPNVIRGDFAGRLAGAPVATEAGSINLPFYGRIAAGQAIEALRETGSQIAVPLNLLGHGAHYALEVTGDSMIEAGILDGDTVIIREGEFAENGQIVVALIDDQEVTLKRLRRKGGAIALEPANARYETRIVPSDRVRIQGRLVGLLRQY from the coding sequence ATGCTGACACGCAAGCAACATGAGCTGCTGCTGTTCATCGACAGGCATCTGAAGCAGACCGGTTTTTCGCCGTCGTTCGATGAGATGAAGGATGCGCTGAACCTGCGGTCGAAATCGGGCATTCACCGGCTGATCTCGGCGCTGGAGGAGCGCGATTTCCTGCGGCGGCGCCATCATCGTGCCCGGGCGCTGGAGGTGCTGCGCCTGCCGGAGGTCGTTACGGCCGACGGGAGGGCCATGGGGGCGCAGATGGCGGAGGAAGCTGTTTCCTCCCCTGCCCCTGCCCCTGCCCCCGGCCCCGTTCGGGAGACGGAGGCGGCACGGGCGCCGGCTGCCGATCCGTTCGTGCCCAATGTGATCCGGGGCGATTTCGCCGGGCGGCTGGCCGGGGCGCCCGTGGCGACGGAAGCGGGGTCGATCAACCTGCCCTTCTATGGCCGGATCGCCGCCGGCCAGGCCATCGAGGCGCTGCGCGAGACCGGGTCGCAGATCGCGGTGCCGCTGAACCTGCTGGGGCATGGCGCGCATTACGCGCTGGAAGTCACGGGCGATTCGATGATCGAAGCCGGAATCCTGGACGGGGATACGGTGATTATCCGCGAGGGGGAGTTCGCCGAGAACGGGCAGATCGTCGTGGCGCTGATCGACGACCAGGAAGTGACCTTGAAGCGGCTGCGGCGGAAGGGCGGCGCGATCGCGCTGGAGCCGGCCAATGCGCGCTATGAGACGCGCATCGTGCCGTCGGATCGGGTGCGCATCCAGGGCAGGCTGGTGGGGCTGCTGCGTCAGTACTGA
- a CDS encoding SDR family oxidoreductase translates to MTNRLENKVVVVTGGTSGIGLATAKAFADDGAFVFITGRRQETLDAAVRSIGGRVTGVRGDMGRLEDIDRLYEAVRQKHDQIDVLFANAGGGEFAPLGAITEAHYQSTFDGNVKGVLFTVQKALPLLRDGASIVLNASNVSAAGTPSFSVYSASKAAVRSFARNWMLDLKDRHIRVNAISPGVTETAGLDHLFGGGAQAEGTKNYLAGLIPAGRIAQPEEIARAVLFLASDDASFVNGIELFVDGGQKQI, encoded by the coding sequence ATGACAAACAGGCTCGAAAACAAGGTCGTGGTGGTCACCGGAGGGACGAGCGGCATCGGTCTCGCGACCGCGAAGGCGTTCGCCGACGACGGCGCCTTCGTCTTCATCACCGGCCGGCGCCAGGAGACGCTCGATGCCGCTGTCCGCAGCATCGGCGGCCGGGTAACGGGCGTGCGGGGCGATATGGGTCGCCTCGAGGATATCGACCGTCTCTATGAGGCCGTGCGGCAGAAGCACGACCAGATCGACGTCCTCTTCGCCAATGCCGGTGGCGGCGAATTCGCACCACTCGGCGCAATCACCGAGGCGCATTATCAATCGACCTTCGACGGCAACGTCAAAGGCGTCCTGTTCACGGTCCAGAAGGCCCTTCCGCTGCTGCGCGACGGCGCGTCGATCGTCCTCAACGCATCGAACGTCAGCGCGGCCGGGACACCCTCATTCAGCGTCTATTCCGCAAGCAAGGCCGCCGTGCGCAGCTTCGCACGCAACTGGATGCTCGACCTCAAGGATCGCCACATCCGGGTCAATGCGATCAGCCCCGGCGTCACCGAGACCGCGGGCCTCGATCATCTGTTCGGCGGCGGCGCGCAGGCTGAAGGAACCAAAAACTACCTAGCGGGCCTGATTCCCGCCGGACGCATCGCGCAGCCCGAGGAAATCGCGCGCGCGGTGCTTTTCCTCGCCTCGGACGACGCAAGCTTCGTCAATGGCATCGAACTGTTTGTCGACGGCGGCCAGAAGCAGATCTGA
- a CDS encoding LysR family transcriptional regulator has protein sequence MKSDLNDFFYFAEIVRHGGFAAAGRTLREPKSKLSRRVAALEARLGLRLIERTSRRFRVTEIGQAFYERCRLIMTEMEQAESLVAQAKSEPQGRIRFSCPTGMIEEISDAVSGFLARYPKVRLQLVAVDRAVDLIAERVDVALRIRTALVGDAALTMRALGNSTRILVAAPGLAGRLQDIDDLSSVPTLSTSDEDAICEWYLQTDGGRSHIARHEPRLGCADFAAVRQAAVAGLGVALLPDHLCRQALDQGELVRVLPEWRGLHGIVHLVFTTRHGLTPAVRALIDHLATVRFR, from the coding sequence ATGAAATCCGACCTGAACGACTTCTTCTATTTCGCGGAAATCGTCCGCCATGGCGGCTTCGCGGCTGCCGGCCGAACGTTGCGGGAGCCCAAATCGAAGCTCAGCCGACGCGTCGCGGCCCTGGAAGCGCGCCTCGGGCTGCGGCTGATCGAACGGACGAGCAGGCGTTTCCGCGTGACCGAGATCGGCCAGGCCTTTTACGAGCGCTGCAGACTTATCATGACGGAAATGGAACAGGCGGAGTCTCTTGTGGCACAGGCCAAGAGCGAACCGCAGGGTCGCATCCGCTTCAGTTGTCCGACTGGAATGATCGAGGAGATCTCGGACGCCGTATCGGGTTTCCTGGCCCGCTATCCGAAGGTGCGGCTTCAGCTTGTCGCGGTCGATCGCGCGGTCGATCTGATTGCGGAGCGCGTCGATGTCGCCCTGAGGATACGCACGGCGCTGGTTGGCGATGCAGCCCTGACGATGCGCGCGCTGGGCAATTCCACGCGTATTCTCGTCGCCGCGCCAGGGTTGGCCGGACGGTTGCAGGACATCGACGATCTTTCCTCGGTGCCGACGCTCTCCACGTCCGATGAGGATGCGATCTGCGAATGGTACCTGCAGACCGATGGGGGGCGATCCCATATCGCGCGTCATGAGCCCCGGTTGGGCTGTGCCGATTTTGCCGCCGTGCGGCAGGCGGCTGTTGCCGGGCTAGGTGTGGCGCTCCTCCCGGATCACCTTTGCCGCCAGGCGCTTGACCAAGGCGAACTTGTTCGCGTGCTTCCGGAATGGCGCGGCCTTCATGGCATCGTGCATCTTGTCTTCACGACCCGGCATGGTTTGACCCCGGCCGTACGGGCCTTGATCGATCATCTCGCGACCGTCAGGTTTCGATGA
- a CDS encoding multicopper oxidase domain-containing protein, which translates to MPIDRRTLLKLAALGPAIGAAPRMAGARDATEEMARQKPDYTLRIAPGLVELAPDHIVSTTLYNGQFPGPLLRLKQGRRVVVDIVNDTDTPELVHWHGQFVPSDIDGAAEEGTPFIPPHAMRRIAYVPQPAGLRFYHTHIVPGADLSRGTYTGLAGPVYIEPAADPGAYDREIFLVLKEFLPSFSRGGDMAVDALAGAPLAALQRIGRQADRQFNGPKGYEVGYALFAVNGRMLGHGDPIRVRQGERVLFHVLNASAGEIRSLALPGHNFRVVALDGNPVPSPRDVPVLWLGAAERVSAIVDMTHPGIWIMGDLADDDRQRGMGIVVEYAGMTGSPQWTRPQPFRWDYARFGRPDAMLPPPDETIEILIVKQNGALNGFNRWTLNGRAFSMDTRQPAYTLHRGRRYRCTFRNASDDIHPLHLHRHSFELTHIGGKPTAGLIKDVVMLGGFQELSFDFTADNPGPTLFHCHQQLHMDFGFMALFNYA; encoded by the coding sequence ATGCCCATCGACCGCCGCACGCTGCTGAAGCTCGCCGCCCTCGGCCCGGCAATCGGCGCCGCGCCGCGCATGGCGGGCGCCCGGGATGCAACGGAAGAAATGGCGCGGCAGAAGCCCGATTACACGCTGCGGATCGCCCCCGGACTGGTCGAACTCGCGCCCGACCACATCGTCTCGACCACGCTCTATAACGGCCAGTTCCCCGGACCGCTGCTGCGGCTCAAACAGGGCAGGCGGGTCGTGGTCGACATCGTCAACGACACCGACACGCCCGAACTCGTCCATTGGCATGGCCAGTTCGTACCCAGCGACATCGACGGCGCGGCCGAGGAAGGCACCCCCTTCATCCCGCCGCACGCCATGCGCCGCATCGCCTATGTGCCGCAGCCCGCGGGCTTGCGTTTCTACCATACCCATATCGTGCCCGGCGCCGATCTCAGCCGCGGCACCTATACCGGCCTCGCCGGACCGGTCTATATCGAACCGGCGGCGGATCCCGGCGCCTACGACCGAGAAATCTTCCTGGTGCTGAAGGAATTCCTGCCCTCCTTCAGCCGCGGCGGCGACATGGCGGTCGACGCGCTCGCCGGCGCGCCGCTCGCCGCATTGCAGCGGATCGGCCGGCAGGCCGACAGGCAGTTCAACGGGCCCAAGGGCTACGAGGTCGGCTACGCGCTTTTCGCCGTCAATGGCCGGATGCTGGGTCATGGCGATCCGATCCGCGTCCGGCAGGGCGAGCGCGTGCTGTTCCACGTCCTGAACGCCAGCGCCGGCGAAATCCGCAGCCTCGCCTTGCCCGGCCATAATTTCCGGGTGGTGGCGCTCGACGGCAACCCGGTGCCGTCGCCGCGCGACGTCCCCGTGCTCTGGCTGGGCGCGGCCGAACGGGTTTCGGCCATCGTCGACATGACCCACCCCGGCATCTGGATCATGGGCGACCTGGCCGACGACGACCGGCAGCGCGGCATGGGCATCGTGGTCGAATATGCCGGCATGACGGGCAGCCCGCAATGGACGCGGCCGCAGCCGTTCCGTTGGGACTATGCACGCTTCGGCAGGCCCGATGCGATGCTGCCTCCGCCGGACGAGACGATCGAAATCCTGATCGTCAAGCAGAACGGCGCCCTGAACGGCTTCAACCGCTGGACGCTCAACGGCCGCGCCTTCTCGATGGATACCAGACAGCCCGCCTACACCCTGCACCGGGGCCGGCGCTACCGGTGCACGTTCCGCAATGCCAGCGACGACATCCATCCGCTGCACCTGCACCGCCACAGTTTCGAACTGACCCATATCGGCGGAAAACCCACCGCCGGACTCATCAAGGACGTGGTGATGCTCGGCGGCTTCCAGGAACTGTCCTTCGACTTCACGGCCGACAACCCCGGACCGACCCTGTTCCATTGCCACCAGCAACTGCACATGGATTTCGGATTCATGGCTCTGTTCAATTATGCGTAG
- a CDS encoding GNAT family N-acetyltransferase: protein MYGQTIAIREAVEADTVWIRPFLESRWGDATMVVSDVRVDLMKVPALIAGNNEGLLTYRVVDDEVEILSLDAIVAQKGVGTALVTHLCDSFRELGSKAIIVSTTNDNLDGLRFYQTRGFQITEVRCGAIGKARLIKASIPLTGAYGIPVSDEIKLRRPL from the coding sequence ATGTACGGCCAAACAATTGCAATTAGAGAAGCCGTTGAAGCCGATACTGTCTGGATCCGCCCGTTTCTCGAGAGTCGATGGGGCGACGCGACAATGGTCGTGTCAGATGTACGCGTTGATCTAATGAAAGTGCCCGCCTTGATCGCGGGAAACAACGAGGGTCTTCTTACATACAGGGTCGTGGACGACGAAGTGGAGATCCTGTCTCTCGACGCCATAGTGGCTCAGAAGGGTGTCGGGACCGCTCTCGTGACGCATTTGTGTGACTCTTTCAGAGAACTCGGGTCGAAAGCGATCATTGTTTCGACGACGAACGACAACCTCGATGGCCTGCGGTTCTATCAGACGAGGGGATTTCAGATAACTGAGGTGAGATGTGGCGCCATTGGAAAGGCCCGGCTGATCAAAGCAAGCATTCCGCTTACTGGTGCATACGGAATACCGGTTTCTGACGAGATAAAACTGCGTCGGCCCCTGTGA